Proteins encoded together in one Kwoniella shandongensis chromosome 3, complete sequence window:
- a CDS encoding 3'(2'),5'-bisphosphate nucleotidase, which translates to MSSSSTLPFTRLVKETEIAILSVLRACYLTKSVQDTLVTKDTVIKADKSPVTVADLSAQSLISLHLLSHFPQDPIIGEEDTSELRVNAPLREKVIGLVNGGFEKEEGWGKDKHYTEEEILDAIDKGNAEGGSKGRFWTIVIDGTSGFIRHQQFAVCLALIVDGVVELGVIGCPNLGPEPAKIGEEIIPNGKGVLMVAVRGEGSWSRPLTSSTYTKLDLPSSPPSSNPLTFLESVEAGHSAHTIQAKIGELLGVERPSLRMDSQAKYACLSRGEGGVYLRIPTKYAGGKEYNEKIWDHASGNLLIHESGGICTDMWGKPLDFGVGRTLRSNEGIVAAGKDVHAKAVEAVKKAVEEAQK; encoded by the exons atgtcgtcttcgtcaactcTCCCATTCACTCGTCTCGTCAAGGAGACTGAGATCGCTATCCTCTCCGTCTTGAGAGCATGTTACTT GACAAAGTCGGTTCAAGATACACTCGTCACGAAGGACACTGTCATCAAGGCTGACAAGTCACCTGTGACTG TCGCCGACCTATCCGCCCAatccctcatctccctccatctcctctcgcACTTCCCTCAAGACCCTATcatcggcgaagaagacaccTCAGAGCTGCGTGTGAATGCGCCACTACGTGAAAAGGTCATTGGGCTGGTCAACGGCGgatttgagaaggaggaagggtggGGAAAGGACAAGCACTAcacggaggaaga GATTCTTGATGCTATCGACAAGGGTAATGCCGAGGGTGGATCCAAAGGCCGTTTCTGGACCATTGTGA TCGACGGAACATCAGGTTTCATACGACACCAGCAATTCGCCGTCTGTCTCGCCCTCattgttgatggtgttgtcGAGCTCGGCGTGATTGGATGTCCCAACCTCGGTCCCGAGCCGGCGAAGATCGGAGAGGAGATCATCCCGAACGGGAAGGGTGTGTTGATGGTCGCTGTGCGAGGGGAGGGTAGTTGGTCG cgcccactcacctcctcaacctaCACCAAACTCGAcctcccctcttctccaccttcttccaacccgcTCACTTTCCTCGAATCCGTCGAGGCGGGACATTCTGCCCATACTATCCAAGCCAAGATCGGAGAATTGTTGGGCGTCGAGAGACCATCATTGAGGATGGACAGTCAAGCGAAATACGCTTGTTTGTCCagaggtgaaggaggtgTCTA CCTCCGTATACCCACCAAATACGCCGGTGGAAAGGAATACAACGAAAAGATCTGGGATCACGCTTCTGGAAACCTCCTCATTCACGAATCAGGTGGTATCTGCACTGACATGTGGGGTAAACCCTTGGATTTCGGCGTCGGTAGGACTCTCAGGTCGAACGAAGGGATCGTAGCGGCTGGGAAGGATGTGCATGCCAAAGCTGTGGAAGCTGTGAAGAAGGCTGTGGAGGAGGCGCAGAAGTAG